A genome region from Panicum virgatum strain AP13 chromosome 4K, P.virgatum_v5, whole genome shotgun sequence includes the following:
- the LOC120702557 gene encoding early nodulin-93-like, giving the protein MSTVSRASLDQKLALAKRCSREATLAGAKAAAVATIASAIPTLASVRMLPWAKANINPTGQALIISTVAGMAYFIAADKKILSLARRHSFEDAPEHLRNTSYQGAGRPHPAFFRP; this is encoded by the exons ATGTCGACGGTGAGCCGTGCATCCCTCGATCAGAAGCTTGCCCTCGCCAAGCGATGCTCGCGAG AGGCGACCCTCGCAGGGGCTAAGGCTGCAGCTGTAGCGACCATCGCCTCTGCAATTCCCACG CTCGCGAGCGTTCGGATGCTGCCATGGGCGAAGGCCAACATCAACCCCACAGGCCAGGCACTCATCATCTCCACAG TCGCCGGGATGGCCTACTTCATCGCTGCCGATAAGAAGATCCTGTCGCTAGCGAGGCGCCACTCGTTCGAGGACGCACCCGAGCACCTCAGGAACACCTCCTACCAGGGCGCCGGCAGGCCGCACCCGGCTTTCTTCAGGCCATGA